Proteins from a single region of Dysosmobacter acutus:
- a CDS encoding cell wall hydrolase, with the protein MMRTLLCGFAAAALLTGTASAMERVDVQVDDSRVSGYFSQGTTYVSLREALDALGGWEVSWDSASRSAVASSGGSRLSAPIGSGTVTLNGSRYVSTAQTFLTQGRTYVPARLLAAACGTSVAWSGDGAVLKSQDSSQYTEEDLYWLSRIISAESQGEPLEGQIAVGNVVLNRVASDQFPNTIREVVFDTKNGVQFEPLSNGTLYNAPTAQSVAAARLVLSGSSTAGGSLYFFAPALSQGTWIRQNRTYLKTIGCHQFYL; encoded by the coding sequence ATGATGCGAACACTCTTGTGCGGCTTTGCGGCCGCGGCCCTGCTCACCGGCACCGCCAGTGCCATGGAGCGGGTGGACGTCCAGGTGGACGACAGCCGCGTCAGCGGCTACTTCAGTCAGGGAACCACCTATGTCTCCCTCCGGGAGGCGCTGGATGCCCTGGGCGGCTGGGAAGTCTCCTGGGACAGCGCCTCCCGCTCCGCTGTCGCCTCCTCCGGCGGCTCAAGGCTGTCGGCTCCCATTGGCAGCGGCACCGTCACACTCAATGGCAGCCGCTATGTGAGCACGGCCCAGACCTTTCTGACTCAGGGCCGTACATATGTCCCCGCCCGGCTTCTGGCCGCGGCCTGCGGCACCTCCGTGGCCTGGTCCGGCGACGGCGCCGTGCTGAAGTCCCAGGACTCCTCTCAATACACGGAGGAGGACCTCTACTGGCTCAGCCGGATCATCAGTGCCGAGAGCCAGGGCGAGCCTCTGGAGGGCCAGATTGCCGTGGGCAACGTGGTGCTCAACCGGGTGGCCTCCGACCAGTTCCCCAATACCATACGCGAGGTGGTGTTCGACACCAAAAACGGCGTTCAGTTTGAACCACTCTCCAACGGCACGCTGTACAACGCCCCCACGGCCCAGTCCGTGGCAGCGGCCAGGCTGGTGCTCAGCGGCAGCTCCACCGCAGGCGGCAGTCTCTACTTCTTCGCCCCCGCCCTTTCACAGGGCACCTGGATCCGCCAGAACCGCACCTACCTGAAGACCATCGGCTGCCACCAGTTCTACCTGTAG
- a CDS encoding ABC transporter ATP-binding protein: protein MTILETNGLTKIYGSGETAVHALDGVDLRVEKGEFVAVVGTSGSGKSTLLHMLGGLDRPTGGTVTVDGKELSALKDEELTIFRRRKIGFVFQNYNLVPVLNVRENIVLPIQLDGEAPDEEYVGQIIDILGLESKLQNLPNNLSGGQQQRVAIARALAAKPAIVLADEPTGNLDSRTSQDVMGLLKVTGQKFSQTIVMITHNEELAQMADRIVRIEDGRIVVKG, encoded by the coding sequence ATGACCATATTGGAAACAAACGGCCTGACCAAGATTTACGGCAGCGGCGAGACCGCGGTCCACGCCCTGGACGGTGTGGACCTGCGGGTGGAAAAAGGCGAGTTCGTCGCCGTGGTGGGTACATCCGGCTCCGGCAAGTCCACCCTGCTCCACATGCTTGGCGGACTGGACCGCCCCACGGGCGGCACCGTCACCGTGGACGGCAAGGAGCTTTCAGCTCTTAAGGATGAAGAGCTGACCATCTTCCGCCGGCGGAAGATCGGCTTTGTGTTCCAGAACTACAATCTGGTGCCGGTGCTGAATGTGCGGGAGAACATCGTCCTGCCCATCCAGCTGGACGGCGAGGCGCCGGACGAGGAGTACGTGGGGCAGATCATCGACATCTTAGGGCTGGAGAGCAAGCTTCAGAATCTGCCCAACAATCTCTCCGGCGGGCAGCAGCAGCGGGTGGCCATCGCCCGGGCCCTGGCGGCAAAGCCCGCCATTGTCCTGGCCGACGAGCCCACCGGCAACCTGGACTCCCGCACCAGTCAGGACGTGATGGGCCTTTTGAAGGTCACGGGCCAGAAGTTCAGCCAGACCATCGTCATGATCACCCACAACGAAGAGCTGGCCCAGATGGCGGACCGCATCGTCCGCATCGAGGACGGCCGCATTGTGGTGAAGGGGTGA
- a CDS encoding phosphoribosyltransferase family protein, which produces MQYYPMHIAGLDRKLPICKITDELYIGAFIVFGDAELTVACARELLKLAEEGSYDYMLTAEAKSIPLIHEMARQSGAQKYFIARKGPKAYMPDPIHVEDHSITTSGTQKLFLGRDDAELIRGKRILLVDDVISTGGSLHAMEALVELSGGTVAGRIAVLAEGDAQNRSDIRFLAPLPVFNADGTVKA; this is translated from the coding sequence ATGCAGTATTATCCCATGCATATAGCGGGCCTGGACCGCAAGCTGCCCATCTGTAAAATTACGGATGAGCTGTACATAGGCGCCTTTATTGTTTTCGGCGACGCGGAGCTGACGGTGGCCTGCGCCAGAGAGCTTTTAAAGCTTGCGGAGGAAGGGAGCTATGACTATATGCTCACCGCCGAGGCCAAGAGCATCCCCCTGATCCATGAGATGGCCCGCCAGTCCGGCGCCCAAAAATATTTCATTGCCCGCAAAGGCCCCAAAGCCTATATGCCCGATCCCATCCATGTGGAGGACCACTCCATCACCACCTCCGGTACCCAGAAGCTGTTCTTAGGCCGGGACGATGCGGAGCTGATCCGGGGCAAGCGGATTCTGCTGGTGGATGACGTGATCTCCACCGGCGGCTCTCTCCATGCCATGGAGGCGCTGGTGGAGCTCTCCGGCGGCACGGTCGCCGGCCGTATTGCCGTTTTGGCGGAGGGCGACGCCCAGAACCGCAGCGACATCAGATTTCTGGCGCCGCTGCCGGTATTCAACGCCGACGGCACCGTCAAAGCCTGA
- a CDS encoding flavin reductase, with translation MNPKAYAKMNYGLYLISAAAEGKRQGCIVSSFAQVTSSNPAKFTVTLNRDHETCKAVEAAGSFCVTLLSENCPTEIVEHFGYKSGRVGDKFDGYAVETDAAGNPYLSEHMVSRVSCRVTGKIEIGNYVLFVGEVTEAELLEGGKVMTLDDYNNGGKPTPPSATVYRTVEINGYRCTVCGYVYEGESLPADFVCPICHAPAEKFVKIEK, from the coding sequence ATGAATCCTAAGGCATATGCAAAGATGAACTACGGACTCTATCTCATCTCCGCCGCTGCGGAGGGCAAGCGCCAGGGCTGCATTGTCAGCTCCTTTGCCCAGGTGACCTCTTCCAACCCGGCCAAATTCACTGTGACGCTGAACCGGGATCACGAGACGTGCAAGGCGGTGGAGGCTGCGGGCAGCTTCTGTGTGACGCTGCTCTCTGAAAACTGCCCCACGGAGATAGTGGAGCACTTCGGCTACAAGTCCGGCCGGGTGGGCGACAAGTTCGACGGCTATGCCGTGGAGACTGATGCCGCGGGCAACCCCTATCTCAGCGAGCACATGGTCTCCCGGGTCAGCTGCCGTGTCACGGGAAAGATAGAGATTGGGAATTACGTGCTGTTTGTGGGCGAAGTCACGGAGGCGGAGCTCCTTGAAGGCGGCAAGGTGATGACCCTGGACGACTACAACAACGGGGGAAAACCCACACCGCCCTCCGCCACGGTCTACCGCACGGTGGAGATCAACGGCTACCGCTGCACCGTCTGCGGCTACGTATACGAAGGCGAGAGCCTGCCGGCGGATTTTGTCTGTCCCATCTGCCACGCGCCTGCGGAGAAATTTGTAAAAATAGAAAAGTGA
- the gdhA gene encoding NADP-specific glutamate dehydrogenase — MNAYLSRVLEDVKTKNANEPEFLQTVEEVLSSLEPVIEAHPEYEKAALLERIVEPERTIEFRVTWEDDNHVWHVNRGYRVQYNGALGPYKGGIRFDPSVNLSIIKFLGFEQVFKDAMTGLPIGGAKGGSDFDPRGKSDAEVMRFCQAFISELYRHIGQDIDCPAGDLGCGGREIGYMYGQYRRLVGASEFGALSGKAVCTGGSILRPEATGFGAVYYLVEALKHDGEDIKGKRIAMSGYGNVGWGIMKKAAELGAKVTYFAGPDGYIHDPDGVTTEEKLNYILEMRAKDPMHCQPYAEKFGCEFVPATKCWGIKDVDIYMPAATQNDVNLDWAKKIAESGVKYYIEVANMPTTNEALEFLKEQKHMVVAPSKAVNAGGVSVSELEMAQNAERLYWTAEEVDEKLKGIMKNIYHSSVEVAERYGLGYDLVAGANIVGFQKVADAMMAQGIF, encoded by the coding sequence ATGAATGCTTATCTGAGCAGAGTTCTCGAAGACGTAAAGACCAAAAACGCCAACGAGCCCGAGTTTCTGCAGACTGTGGAAGAGGTTCTGTCCTCTCTGGAGCCTGTGATCGAAGCCCATCCCGAGTATGAGAAGGCCGCGCTGCTGGAGCGCATCGTGGAGCCCGAGCGCACCATTGAGTTCCGTGTGACCTGGGAAGACGACAACCACGTTTGGCATGTCAACCGCGGCTATCGCGTGCAGTACAACGGCGCCCTGGGCCCCTACAAGGGCGGTATCCGCTTTGATCCCTCCGTCAACCTGTCCATCATCAAGTTCCTTGGCTTTGAGCAGGTCTTCAAGGATGCCATGACCGGTCTGCCCATCGGCGGCGCCAAGGGCGGCTCTGACTTTGATCCCCGCGGCAAGAGCGACGCCGAGGTCATGCGGTTCTGCCAGGCCTTCATCAGCGAGCTGTATCGCCACATCGGCCAGGACATCGACTGCCCCGCCGGCGATCTGGGCTGCGGCGGCCGTGAGATCGGCTACATGTACGGCCAGTACCGCCGTCTGGTGGGCGCTTCCGAGTTCGGAGCTCTCTCCGGCAAGGCTGTGTGCACCGGCGGTTCCATCCTGCGTCCCGAGGCCACTGGTTTCGGCGCCGTCTATTATCTGGTCGAGGCCCTTAAGCATGACGGTGAGGACATCAAGGGCAAGCGCATTGCCATGTCCGGCTACGGCAACGTGGGCTGGGGCATCATGAAGAAGGCCGCTGAACTGGGCGCCAAGGTCACCTATTTCGCCGGTCCCGACGGCTACATCCACGATCCCGATGGCGTCACCACCGAGGAGAAGCTGAACTACATCCTTGAGATGCGTGCCAAGGATCCCATGCACTGCCAGCCCTACGCCGAGAAGTTCGGCTGCGAGTTCGTGCCCGCCACCAAGTGCTGGGGCATCAAGGACGTGGACATCTACATGCCCGCCGCCACCCAGAACGATGTCAACCTTGACTGGGCCAAGAAGATCGCTGAGTCCGGCGTGAAGTACTACATCGAAGTGGCCAACATGCCCACCACCAACGAGGCTCTGGAGTTCCTGAAGGAGCAGAAGCACATGGTGGTCGCGCCCTCCAAGGCTGTCAATGCCGGCGGTGTGTCCGTGTCTGAGCTGGAGATGGCTCAGAACGCTGAGCGCCTGTACTGGACTGCCGAGGAAGTGGACGAGAAGCTCAAGGGCATCATGAAGAACATCTATCACTCCTCCGTCGAGGTCGCCGAGCGCTATGGCCTGGGTTACGACCTGGTTGCCGGCGCCAACATCGTGGGCTTCCAGAAGGTTGCCGACGCTATGATGGCTCAGGGCATTTTCTAA
- a CDS encoding alpha/beta-type small acid-soluble spore protein has protein sequence MSSKNNNKLNVPEARAAMDKFKMEAASEVGVNLKEGYNGDLTSREAGSVGGQMVKKMIESYEKSL, from the coding sequence ATGTCCAGTAAGAACAACAACAAGCTCAACGTTCCCGAGGCCCGTGCCGCTATGGATAAGTTCAAGATGGAGGCCGCTTCCGAGGTTGGCGTCAACCTGAAGGAAGGCTACAACGGCGACCTGACCTCCCGTGAGGCCGGCAGCGTGGGCGGCCAGATGGTCAAGAAGATGATCGAGTCCTACGAGAAGTCCCTGTAA
- a CDS encoding TIGR04255 family protein, with protein sequence MLFSDRESCRYARSPLREVICQLRFPAILSIGNVEPADFQESIREDFPLYAAKQETPAPRVVGVGTPAPKLETPPTVVNYNFVSSDSLWKINLTRSFIALSTLHYTSWREFASRLDKPLAEFIRIYRPAFFERIGLRYVNIVSRSALGLEGTPWSDLFERAYLSALDESDVAEQMVSKCAVELELNLDSSCRAKIHAGPGMVKNNKPGAPEDRETKFILDMDLSMGGKVTANLAAGGLETLHGHATRLFEGAVTDTLRQAMGPLD encoded by the coding sequence ATGCTGTTTTCTGACCGTGAAAGCTGCCGGTATGCCCGCTCTCCCCTGCGCGAGGTGATCTGTCAGCTTCGTTTTCCCGCGATCCTCTCCATCGGCAACGTGGAGCCCGCGGATTTTCAGGAGTCCATCCGGGAGGACTTCCCCCTCTATGCCGCCAAGCAGGAGACGCCGGCGCCCAGAGTGGTGGGCGTCGGGACGCCGGCGCCCAAGTTGGAGACGCCGCCCACGGTGGTCAACTACAACTTTGTCTCCTCGGACAGCCTCTGGAAGATCAACCTGACCCGGAGCTTCATCGCCCTGTCCACTCTGCACTATACCTCCTGGCGGGAGTTTGCCTCCAGGTTAGACAAGCCCCTGGCGGAGTTCATCCGCATCTACCGGCCCGCCTTTTTTGAGCGGATCGGGCTCAGGTACGTGAACATCGTCTCCCGCAGCGCCCTGGGGTTGGAGGGCACGCCCTGGTCCGACCTCTTTGAGCGCGCCTACCTGAGCGCATTGGATGAATCGGACGTGGCCGAGCAGATGGTCTCCAAGTGCGCGGTGGAGCTGGAGCTGAATCTGGACAGCAGCTGCCGGGCCAAAATTCATGCAGGCCCCGGCATGGTGAAAAACAACAAACCCGGCGCGCCGGAGGATCGTGAAACCAAATTCATCCTGGACATGGATCTGTCCATGGGCGGTAAGGTGACGGCCAATCTGGCGGCCGGCGGCCTGGAGACGCTGCACGGCCATGCCACCCGTCTCTTTGAGGGCGCTGTGACCGACACGCTGCGCCAGGCCATGGGGCCGCTGGACTAA
- the ade gene encoding adenine deaminase, whose amino-acid sequence MPESYAGKINRKLVKKQRIIDAAAGREPADLVLKNATYVNVFSNKLCTADIAVTEGLIVGMGDYSGKREVDVTGKIVCPGFLDAHIHLESSLVSPGEFVRAVLPHGTTTVITDPHEIANVMGTDGIEYMLQATEELPVDVRFMLPSCVPATPLDESGAILDYRAIDSFYDHPRVQGLAEMMNFVGVINGDEQPVEKIVAAQAHHKKIDGHAPDLQGNDLNAYIAAGVYSDHECHDLADAIAKLERGQFIMIREGTAARNLEALVPLLCDKYSERCMFCTDDKHPSDLLEKGHIDYIVKRAISLGVDPITAIKVACHNAARYFLLNNRGAIAPGYLGDFVIIDSFKEFHIEQVYKKGELMFSDGQLKDFPIPSIDPYLEKRAADTFHVSHLIAEDFAEKRPRGILGMVAGEITTVDAGYSDRIDVEYDILKIAVVERHRNTHHIGIGYLQGYGLKRGAVATSVSHDSHNIIVVGTDEQQMADAVNRIVEIGGGITVMDSGAVLGEVRLDIAGIMSSDTLVSVNASLEDAKEKAFSLGVSHHIDPFMTLSFMALPVIPTLRLTTRGVFDVLQQNYV is encoded by the coding sequence ATGCCGGAGAGCTACGCAGGGAAAATCAACCGCAAACTGGTAAAAAAGCAGCGGATCATCGACGCGGCGGCAGGCCGGGAGCCGGCGGACCTGGTGCTGAAAAACGCCACCTATGTGAACGTCTTTTCCAACAAGCTGTGCACCGCTGACATCGCCGTCACCGAGGGGCTGATCGTGGGCATGGGCGACTACTCCGGCAAACGGGAGGTGGATGTCACCGGCAAGATCGTCTGTCCAGGGTTTTTGGACGCCCACATCCACCTTGAGAGCTCTCTGGTCTCCCCCGGCGAATTCGTCCGGGCGGTGCTTCCCCACGGCACCACCACCGTCATCACCGATCCCCATGAGATTGCCAACGTCATGGGGACGGACGGCATTGAGTACATGCTGCAGGCCACGGAGGAGCTGCCGGTGGACGTTCGGTTCATGCTGCCCTCCTGCGTGCCGGCCACGCCGCTGGATGAGTCCGGCGCCATTTTGGACTACCGGGCCATCGACTCCTTCTACGACCACCCCAGGGTCCAGGGCCTGGCGGAGATGATGAACTTTGTGGGCGTCATCAACGGCGACGAGCAGCCGGTGGAAAAGATTGTGGCCGCCCAGGCCCATCACAAGAAGATCGACGGCCACGCCCCGGACCTTCAGGGCAACGACCTAAACGCCTATATCGCCGCCGGCGTCTATTCCGACCATGAGTGCCATGACCTGGCCGACGCCATCGCCAAGCTTGAAAGGGGTCAGTTCATCATGATCCGGGAGGGCACCGCGGCCCGGAACCTGGAGGCCCTGGTCCCCCTGCTGTGCGACAAGTATTCCGAGCGGTGCATGTTCTGCACCGACGACAAGCACCCAAGCGACCTGTTGGAAAAGGGCCATATCGACTACATTGTCAAGCGGGCCATCTCCCTTGGCGTGGACCCCATCACCGCCATCAAGGTGGCCTGTCACAACGCAGCCCGGTACTTCCTGCTCAACAACCGGGGCGCCATCGCGCCGGGCTACTTGGGAGACTTTGTGATCATCGACAGTTTCAAGGAGTTCCACATTGAACAGGTCTACAAAAAGGGCGAGCTGATGTTCAGCGACGGGCAGCTGAAGGACTTCCCCATCCCCTCCATCGACCCCTATCTTGAAAAGCGGGCCGCGGACACCTTCCACGTGTCCCACCTCATCGCGGAGGATTTCGCGGAAAAGCGGCCCAGAGGCATTTTGGGTATGGTGGCGGGTGAGATTACCACGGTGGACGCCGGGTACTCCGACCGCATCGACGTGGAGTACGACATTTTGAAGATCGCCGTGGTGGAACGCCACAGGAACACCCACCATATCGGCATCGGCTATCTCCAGGGCTATGGGCTCAAGAGGGGCGCGGTGGCCACCAGCGTCTCCCACGACTCCCACAACATCATTGTGGTGGGCACCGACGAACAGCAGATGGCCGACGCGGTGAACCGGATCGTGGAGATCGGCGGAGGCATCACGGTCATGGACAGCGGAGCCGTCCTGGGCGAGGTGCGCCTGGACATTGCCGGCATCATGAGCAGCGACACGTTGGTGTCTGTCAACGCATCTTTGGAGGACGCCAAGGAAAAGGCCTTCTCCCTTGGTGTCTCCCACCACATCGACCCCTTCATGACGCTGAGCTTTATGGCTCTGCCAGTCATTCCCACCCTGCGCCTGACCACCCGGGGCGTCTTTGACGTGCTGCAGCAAAATTACGTGTAA
- a CDS encoding ABC transporter permease, translated as MVNVSNGKCIRHLGNRSMKAAKTRNLVAIAAIALTTVLFTSLFTIAMSINDGFQQSNFRQCGGWSHGTFKYLSEEQFGDLKDDPLIRQWGLRRFLGMPKDIPFNKSHVEVGYSDETQAHWMYCDPVEGRLPQEGTDEAATDTHVLELLGVEPELGAEFTVTFYVDGRPTVQTFTLCGWWDYDEAIVANHILIPESRVNEVLSELGVDPDNSQDNSGTWNLDVMFKNSLHIDRDMKEVLQNHGYQSESRAEGDNFISIGVNWGYSGAQLADNMDPATVLAIAAVLALIVFTGYLIIYNVFQISVTNDIRFYGLLKTIGTTPRQLRRIIRQQALILSAAGIPVGLILGWLVGARLTPVIISRLNGIVSMVSLNPLIFAASALFSLMTVLLSCRKPGRMAARVSPIEAVRYTEGGSVKRKLRKSGRGVSLFSMARANLGRSRSKTVVTILSLSLAVVLLNMTATFTGGFDMDKYLRSMVADFIVGDAGYFQTGGDMFNVDMAVPQEVIDTVTAQGGVADGGKVYGRTSAVQEFVDEDYYRSIWNKWNSPEDMDLIVENMERSDGGKLVDTAQLYGMERFALDHLSVLEGDLSRLYEPGSRFIAAVYTDDDYGNPVMNSHWAKLGDIVTLRYVEEFEYYNPLTGGVYEGDIPEDQPWQARAVSYRDVDYEVAALVSVPSTLSYRYYGSDEFVLNDQTFIQDTGTDKVMFYAFDAVDDSADSAMEAFLADYTENQNPQFDYESKATYVGEFESFRSMFLMLGGALSFIVGLVGVLNFFNAVLTGIITRKREFAVLQSIGMTGKQLKRMLVYEGLFYALGSVLFSLLLTLVMGPLLSAAMESMFWFFTYRFIIFPILLLMPLFAVLGCVVPLAVYRSVARSTVVERLREAE; from the coding sequence ATGGTCAACGTCTCCAACGGCAAGTGCATCCGGCATCTTGGAAACCGGTCCATGAAAGCCGCCAAAACCCGGAACCTGGTGGCTATTGCGGCCATTGCCCTGACCACGGTGCTGTTCACTTCCCTCTTCACCATCGCCATGTCCATCAACGACGGGTTCCAGCAGTCCAACTTCCGCCAGTGCGGCGGCTGGAGCCACGGCACCTTCAAATACCTGAGCGAAGAGCAGTTCGGCGACCTTAAGGACGATCCGCTTATCAGGCAGTGGGGCCTGCGCCGCTTTTTGGGCATGCCCAAGGACATCCCCTTCAACAAAAGCCACGTGGAGGTGGGCTATTCCGACGAAACCCAGGCCCACTGGATGTACTGCGACCCGGTGGAGGGCCGTCTTCCCCAGGAGGGTACCGACGAGGCGGCCACCGACACCCATGTGCTGGAGCTTCTTGGGGTGGAGCCGGAGCTTGGCGCAGAGTTTACCGTGACCTTTTATGTGGACGGCAGGCCCACCGTCCAGACCTTTACCCTTTGCGGCTGGTGGGACTATGACGAGGCCATTGTGGCCAACCACATCCTGATCCCCGAAAGCCGGGTGAACGAGGTCCTCTCCGAACTGGGGGTGGATCCGGACAATTCTCAAGACAACTCCGGCACCTGGAACTTGGACGTGATGTTCAAAAACTCCCTGCACATTGACCGGGACATGAAGGAAGTTCTGCAAAATCACGGCTATCAGAGCGAAAGCCGGGCCGAGGGGGACAACTTCATCTCCATCGGCGTCAACTGGGGCTATTCCGGCGCCCAGTTGGCGGACAACATGGACCCCGCCACGGTGCTTGCCATCGCGGCTGTGCTTGCGCTGATCGTCTTCACCGGCTATCTCATCATCTACAATGTGTTCCAGATCTCAGTCACCAACGACATCCGGTTTTACGGACTGCTGAAGACCATTGGCACCACGCCCCGTCAGCTGCGCCGCATCATCCGCCAGCAGGCGCTGATTCTGAGCGCCGCCGGAATCCCCGTCGGCCTCATTTTAGGCTGGCTGGTGGGCGCCAGGCTGACGCCGGTCATCATCTCCCGGCTCAACGGCATTGTCAGCATGGTTTCGCTGAATCCGCTGATCTTTGCGGCGTCGGCGCTCTTCTCCCTGATGACGGTTCTGCTCTCCTGCCGCAAGCCCGGCCGCATGGCCGCCCGGGTTTCCCCCATTGAGGCCGTGCGTTACACCGAGGGCGGATCCGTCAAGCGCAAATTGAGGAAATCCGGCAGGGGCGTGTCCCTCTTCTCCATGGCCAGGGCCAACTTGGGCCGCAGCCGCAGCAAAACCGTTGTGACGATCCTCTCCCTCTCCCTGGCGGTTGTGCTGCTGAACATGACCGCCACCTTTACAGGCGGCTTTGACATGGACAAATACCTGCGCAGCATGGTGGCGGACTTCATTGTGGGCGACGCCGGATATTTCCAGACAGGCGGCGATATGTTCAACGTGGACATGGCGGTGCCCCAGGAGGTCATCGACACCGTTACCGCCCAGGGAGGCGTCGCGGACGGCGGCAAGGTCTACGGCCGCACCTCCGCGGTCCAGGAGTTTGTGGACGAGGACTACTACCGCAGCATCTGGAATAAGTGGAACAGTCCCGAGGATATGGATCTGATCGTGGAGAACATGGAGCGCTCCGACGGCGGGAAGTTGGTGGACACCGCCCAGCTCTACGGAATGGAGCGCTTTGCCCTCGATCATCTGAGCGTGCTGGAGGGCGATCTCTCCAGGCTCTACGAGCCGGGTTCCCGCTTCATCGCCGCGGTCTATACAGACGACGACTACGGAAATCCGGTGATGAACTCCCACTGGGCCAAATTGGGCGACATCGTCACGCTGCGGTATGTGGAGGAGTTCGAATATTACAATCCACTCACCGGCGGGGTGTACGAGGGCGATATTCCGGAAGACCAGCCCTGGCAGGCCCGGGCGGTCAGCTACCGGGACGTGGACTACGAGGTGGCGGCCCTGGTCAGCGTGCCCAGCACCCTGAGCTACCGCTACTACGGCAGCGACGAATTCGTTCTGAACGACCAGACCTTCATCCAGGATACCGGCACCGACAAGGTGATGTTCTATGCCTTTGACGCTGTGGACGACAGCGCGGACAGCGCCATGGAAGCCTTCCTTGCGGATTATACGGAAAATCAGAACCCCCAGTTCGACTATGAGAGCAAGGCCACCTATGTGGGGGAGTTTGAGAGCTTCCGCTCCATGTTTTTGATGTTGGGCGGCGCGTTGAGCTTCATCGTGGGCCTTGTGGGCGTGCTGAACTTTTTCAACGCCGTGCTCACCGGCATCATCACCCGCAAGCGTGAGTTCGCCGTACTCCAGTCCATCGGAATGACCGGAAAGCAGCTCAAGCGGATGCTGGTGTATGAGGGCCTGTTCTACGCCCTTGGCTCCGTGCTCTTCTCACTGCTGCTGACGCTGGTCATGGGGCCGCTGCTGTCCGCGGCCATGGAGAGCATGTTCTGGTTTTTCACCTATCGGTTTATCATCTTTCCCATCCTGCTGCTCATGCCCCTCTTTGCCGTTTTGGGCTGTGTGGTGCCTTTGGCGGTCTACCGCTCCGTTGCCCGCTCCACCGTGGTGGAGCGCCTGCGGGAGGCGGAATAG